The DNA region CTTTAATTATATATAAAAAGTAGTATACTTAATAATATACTGCTAATAAAAAATTACAAGGGGTGATTTAAAATGACTGATTTACCTATAAATTATAAAATAGTAGAAACCACCATAGATGAGCTTTTAAAATTCTTTAAAAAATCTACTATAAGAGGATATTGTAAAAGCTGTCCAAATTACCAAAAGGTTTGGTCTTGCCCACCTTATGATTTTTCTGAAGAAGAATATATAAATGAATATAAATTTGCATATATAATAGGAGCTAAATTAAATTACAGTAATATACAAGATCAGATAAATAAGCTTATTTTAAACAAATTTGATAATATTCACATATCCACAAACATATACTATTCTTTAAGAAAAATTGTTGATAAAAAAATGTTTTCTGTGGAAAATTTATTCACTGATTCCAAAATACTTCTAGGAGGTAAATGTACTTTATGCACTGAGTGTTCAAGACAAAAAAATAACCCTTGCCTCCACAAGGATAAGTTAAGATATTCCTTGGAAAGTTTGGGTTTTGAGGTTTCATCTATAACTGAAAACATTCTAAAGGATAAAATAGTATTTACAGGAGATTCTCTCCCACCATATTGTTTGTCTATATATGCTCTTTTATCAAAGAAAAAGCTTTCAATAGAAGATATTACACTACATCTTTAATAAAATAAAGTTAATTCAGGAATTTCAATAGTAGCGCTATTTGCACTTTTATATTGATCATGTATTTTCTTAATCTTTTCGAAGTTTTTTTCTATAATATCAAAGGAACTTGATGGATAACCCTTAATCTTCTTTCCACTTTCATATGCCTTATTCATAGTAGAAAATCCCTTTTCTACATCTGATGCTCCAATTATATAATAAACAGCTATATTGTTTAAAGTTAAGATATCTTCTTTATCTTCCTTATAGGCCTTATCTAAAAGTTCCTTTACCTCCTTATATTTTCCTTTATAAAAATAGAAAACTGAAAGAGTTCTATAATATTTAGTTTCTGTTGGGTTTAATTTAATACACTGCTTTAAAATTTCTTCACCCTTTGAATTATTACTATCTAGATATATAGTAGCAATATTATATTTAATTTCACTATTATCCTTTTGTAATTTTTCTGCAATTTCATAGTATTTTATAGAATTCTCTATATCTTCTTGAACACTCCAAAAATAATTTCCTGCATTCATCATTACATTATAGTTAAAAGGCTCTCTATAAAAAGCCTCAGTGTAATAGGCAACAATAGAGTTACTATTTTTATCTTCACCTAATATTTCTGGCATTAAATATCCATAATTATCTGTGTATAAAGAATTCTCATCTATAGATTTTAAACAATATTCCTTTGCTTTATCCTTTTGCCCCTTTTTTAAATAGTACCAGGCTATAGAATGATTAGCTACATAACTATCCTTATACTTTTCTTTAAGTTTTTCTTCTACCTTTTGTCCATTATGAAAATCTCCAACATTACTATATATAGATAGTTTTATCATATTATAGCTTAAGCTTTCCTTATTTATATTTTCATCTCTTAAGAGTTTTAATGCTTCTTCACAATTTTCAGGCTTCAAAGAATAAACTTTTGCTAGCCAAAGGTTGTACATAGTACCATCTTCTTTTTCTTTAGTGCCTTTTTTAAGAGTATTTATTTTATTTACAGTTTTAGTAAAATCAGAAGCTGCCATTTGAGAAATTGTATCATAAATTATTATATCATCTTTATTTTTTTTATAAGCTTTTTTTAAGCTTTCTATTCCTTTGTCCACATCTCCAATAGCTATACATAATTTGCCATACTCAGCTAAATCTTCTGAAGACTTTTTACTTATAGGATAGTTCTTTAAAAGTTCTTTAGCTTTGTCATTTTTCCCCTCCATATGATATAAAGTTATCATATGATTTAATATCACTTTATTTTTAGGATATAATTTTACTCCTTCCTCTCCTTCTTTCAAAGCTTCCTTATATTTTCCCTCTATGAAATAATTAGATATTACATAAGAAAGTGCTTCTTCATTTTTTGTATATTTCATGGCCTTAACTTTATCCATATACTCTTTAGATTTATTTTCATCACCCTTTATGTAATATATTCTGCTTATTTTTGCATAATACAGGGAATCCTTCTTTTTTTTCTTAGCTAATTCATTATATTTTACTATTGCTTCATCATATTTCCCCTGCAAAAATAAATTTTGTGCATTGTTCTTCTCTTTTTCAATTAATTTAACTTCTCTTATATTTATAAATATTAAGACTAATAGTAGCACAGCTCCTAAAACAAGCCATTGCTTTTTACCAATTTTTTTCATGAAATTCACCTCTTTATTATTTTATCAGAAAATTTAAACAAAGTCATAGATTTTTTAATAATAGATTTCTAGTGTAAAATTAAAAATAGAAGTTAAAATTTCGTGGTAATTACTTTAATTTATATTTTATAAAAACTGCAAAAGGAGTCTTCTTCTTAATTTTTAATTTCAAATTTTAAATTATGATTTTACAACTATAAAAATCGAATTTTGATGTACATATAAACAAAAATTTATAAATTACTATATAATAAAAGACACTATTACATAGACTTTTATATGTTAATATTATAAAATTATACTTGTATAGTCCGAGGTAATTTATATTAGAAATAATAAAATTTAATAAATAAAGGAGGATGAAAATGGGAGCTAGACAAACTAGGAAAAAACGTAAATTAAAAATAAAAAACATAAAAAGATTTTTTCTATCTTCAGCCTTATCCTTATTAGTACTTATATTGCTTTTTGCAGTTATATATAGCAAACTAGGAAATAAAAAAGTTTCTAAAAATACTAATGGAAATAAGGATATTTCCACAGAAAATAAAGACAAAACTAATAAACAACAAGATTCTAAAAAAGATAAAAAAACATCAAAGGAAGAAAACAAAGAGGATACTTATTCTGAAGTTTTAATAAACTCTGTGGGAGATTGTACTATAGGAACAGATACTAAGTTTGCATATAGTACCAGCCTTCCTTGTATACTTAAAAATAACAATAATGACTTTTCCTATTTTTTCAAAAATGTATCTAGTATCTTTAAAAGCGATGACCTTACTATAGCTAATTTAGAAACAACTTTTACTAATGCTACTGTTAAAAAACAAAAGACTTTTAACTTTAAAGCTGATCCTTCATATGCAAAAGCATTAAAATTAGGTTCCATTGAAACTGTAAATATTTCAAATAACCATATATATGATTATTTAGATAAAGGTTTTCAAGACACCAAAAAAGCTCTAGAGGCTCAGCAAATACCTTACTTTGGAGAAGGTGAAAAAGTTATTAAAAATGTTAAAGGTGAAAACTTTGGTATTCTTGGCTACCAGGCCTGGTCAGACAACAAAGATTTTTTAAGTAAATTAAAGAAAGACATAAATGAATTAAAAAGCAAAAACTGCACAGTTATTATAAATTTTCACTGGGGAATAGAAAGACAATACAAGCCAAATGCTACTCAAACAAATATAGCTCATTTTGCCATAGATAATGGTGCTGATCTTATAATAGGTCATCATCCTCATGTAGTTCAAACTATAGAAAAATATAAGGATAAGATAATATGTTATAGTCTAGGCAATTTCTGTTTTGGTGGAAACTCTAACCCAAGTGATAAAGACACATTTATTCTAGGTACTAAATTTAAATTTAAAAATCACAAACTTCAGGGATATGAAACTAAAGTCATTCCTTGCAGTGTATCTTCAAAGCCCAACACCAACGACTATTGCCCAACGCCAGCTAAAGGCTCTGAAAAAGAAAGAATTTTAAATAAGATAAAAAATCTATCACCAACATATAAAAATAATATAAAAGATGAATTTATTTCTGTAACCAGCAACAAATGATTAAAATATTAAGCTAATTAAACATAGATAAATCAAAACTAAAGAAAAGTATATCCACGGAATTATAAATTCCTATAAACAAAGGGGTGTTTAAAATTAAGGCAAAAGAATTTTTCAGCATAATAATTTCAAAAACAGTTCTCAAACTTTCTAAAACTTTATTAAAAGGGGGAAGTAATTTCCCAGGAAAAGTGGCATTAAAAATATGTCCTGATATTTTAAAAACTATTGGTACTGGCTATAAAGTAATAATAGTCACTGGTACCAATGGAAAAACTACCACTACTAGTATGATACACAATGTATTAGAGTCTTCTGGTAAAAAGGTAATTACCAACAGTACAGGAGCAAATATGTTACCTGGTGTAGTAGCATGTTTTGTAGAAAATTTTTCTTTCAAAAGAAAAAATGAAGATGTATTTGCTGTGATGGAAGTGGATGAAGCCAATGTAAAATTCATTACTAAATACTTAAAACCTGAAATAATAACTATAACAAATCTATTTAGAGATCAGCTAGATAGGTACGGTGAAGTGTATACTACTTTAAACAAAATACTTGAGGGAGTTACTCTTTCTCCAAAATCAAAACTTGTTTTAAATGGTGATGAATCTTTGCTTGGAGATTTAGAATTAAAAAATCCTGTAACATACTATGGATTTAAAACAGTGCCAGATAAAAATAAAACAATAGATGTAAATGCGGATGCTAAATTTTGTAAAAAGTGCAAAACTCCTTATAAATATAACTTCATAACTTATAATCATTTAGGAGATTACTATTGTGATAATTGTGGATTTAAAAGACCTGAACTTAAATACTATGTAGATGAATTTTTAGAAATAACTCCTTCCTATTCTCTAGTAAATATAAACGGAAAAGAAGTTTCTATAAATCAACCAGGTACTTATAATGTATATAATGGTCTTTGTGCCTACTCTATATGCAGAGAATTAAATGTGGAAGAAGATAGCATAATAAATTCTTTGAAAAATCAACAAAGTTCTTTTGGAAGACAAGAGGAAATTAATATAGACGGTAAGGAAATTAAGATTATTCTAGTTAAGAATCCCGCTGGTTATGACGAAGCTCTTAATACCATAACTTTAAATAAATCTTCTCTGGATATGTGTTTTCTTTTAAACGATAATTATGCAGATGGAAGAGATGTATCTTGGATTTGGGATGTAAATTTTGAAAAACTTAAAAACTTATCCATAGGAAAAATTGCTATATCTGGCTCAAGACTTTACGATATGGCCATAAGATTAAAAATAGCTGGTTTAAATCAAGATAAATTTGCACTATGTGAAATTGGAGAAGAATTACTTGAAATCATAAAAAGTTCTCCAAATAACAAAGTATATATTTTAGCTACCTACACAGCTATGATAGACTTTAGAAAATTCCTTCACAACAAAGGATATATAAATAAACTTTGGTAATATTCATATACGATTATATAAATTACTAATGACCAGTTAGTATTTAGACAATAGATTCTAAGGAATATGTTATAAATAACAAAATATAAATATCAAATAACAAGCAAAGAACACTTTCAGTTTCCGCTAAAACTCAACAATATTTTATATTTAATATTTGTACTTTAATATCTGTATTTTGATATTTGTATTGTAAACACATTTAAACCTGCTCATTACTATGCCTTAAATATTAATGTCTAAAGAGACTAGTGATTGGAGATTAACAAAAATATTACCTTATTTATTAGAAAGATGGTGAATTTATTGGAACTAAGTATTTGTCATTTATATCCAGATCTTCTAAATGTATATGGAGATATGGGAAATATATTAATATTAAAACACAGAGCTGAGCAAAGAGGTATTAATGTTAACGTAATAGATGTTTCTATAGGAGATACTTTTCAAAAGGATGACTATGATATAGTATTCTTCGGAGGTGGGCAAGATTACGAACAATCAATCGTTTCTGAAGATCTTATTAAAAACAAGAAAGATGCCCTAAAAGACTATATTGAAGATGGTAAAGTATTTCTTTCCATATGCGGTGGGTACCAACTTTTAGGTAAATACTACACTACGCCCGCAGGAGAAAAATTAAACGGTCTCGATATTTTAGATATATACACTGAGGCAGGAAACACAAGATTTATAGGAAACACCGTAATATATAACCCTATATTTAAAGAAACTTACGTAGGCTTTGAAAATCACTCAGGAAGAACTTACATAGGCAAAGATTTAAAACCTCTAGGTGAAGTTAAGGTAGGCTATGGAAATAATGGTGAAGATGGCTATGAAGGTTGTATTTACAAAAATACTTTTTGTACTTATTTTCACGGATCCTTGCTTTCAAAGAATCCCGAACTAGCAGACAGACTTTTACACACTGCTTTAGAAAATAAATATAAAACTTTCAATTTTCCTGAACTAGATAACTCTCTAGAAATAAAAGCAAAAGAATTTATAGTAAAAAGAGAAGACAAAAACCTGGGCTAGTGGGCTAGTGGGAAGGAAAAGCGAAGCTTTTCCTTCCCACTTTTTAATTGAAAAATTTTTCGCATAGCGAAAAATTCACCTTAACTGGACCCCTAGCACACTAGCAAACTAGCAAACTAATCTAGCACACTAGCAAACTAACTACTTATCTGTCATCTTCTCTTCTGCTTTTTTTACCATTTTTCTAACCATTTCTCCCCCTACATTTAGAGTAGGATCTCCAGAATCCATATCTGGAGATTTCTTGTGAATTAATCCTAATTCCTTCGCTACTTCTATTTTAAAATTTTCCAATTCCGCAGCAGCATTAGGTACTAACGGTCTTTTCCTTGACATATAAATTCTCATCTCCCTATAATTTTACTAACTTTATTTTTTCCGAAATTAGTATTTATATTCAAGGAAAAAATGGTATTTACAATTTCAAAATTCCTGTGAAATGAATGAAAATAAGTCCTATTGCTAATGGTGCCAATATTTTTATGGCAAATGAAAACAACTTACCTCCTTTGAATTTGTATAAACCATTACTTGTAATTTCCTCAATGGCATTTTTGCTTTTCCATACCCATGCTGTAAATAAGCATACTAGTATTCCTCCTGCTGGCAAGAATATGTTTGAAGTTATGAAATCAAACATATCGAAAAAATTCTTTCCTAGTATTTTCACATCTGCCCAAGGTCCAAAGGATAACGTACTTGGTATAGATAATAAAAATATTCCTAAAGCTATAATTACAGTCGCCTTTTTTCTTTCAATTTTAAACTGTTCTGTAACACAAGCTACCACAACTTCCATTAAAGATATAGTAGATGTTATTGCAGCTATAGCTATTAAAACAAAAAACATAGTTTCAAATACCACTCCAAAAGGCATAGACTTAAATACTGCTGGAAGAGTAACAAATATAAGTCCTGGTCCTTGCGATGGTTCTAATCCATAGGCAAATACCGCTGGAAATATTACAATTCCTGCCATCAAAGCTATTAATGTATCTGCCACAATTACTTGAAATGTCAATGAAATAAGATTTTCTTTCTTGCCCACATAACTTCCATAAGTCATTATAATACCCATTCCAAGGCTTAAAGAATAAAATGAGTGTCCTAATGCTTCCAAAAATCCTTCCTTTGTAAGTTTAGAAAAATCCGGCTTAAATAAAAACTCTAATCCCTTCCAAGCTCCTTCTAATGTTACAGACCTTATCATAAGAATTACTAAAATAAATAATAATAAAGGCATTAAAACTTTACTGCATTTTTCTATTCCCTTTCTAACTCCAAATAGTACTATTGACGTAGTAATTCCTATTACTACAAAAGTCCATATTACCGGTTCAACTCCACTAGATATAATTCCTCCAAAGTAATTTGCAATGTCCTTATGTTGTACTGAAAGGAGTTGCCCACTACCAGCTCTCCATATATATGCAAAAACCCAACCAGCTATAATTGCATAAAAAGATAATATAATAAAAGCTGTAGTCACTGATAGAACACCAGTTAAAAGCCATGGTTTTCTTGGAGCTAATTCTTTAAAAACTCCCACTGCATTTTTTTGCACCTTTCTTCCTAATGAAAACTCTGCAAGCATTACTGGTACTCCTACTAAAGCTATGCATGCTAAATATACAAGTATAAAAGCTGCACCACCATTTTTTCCTGTAATATAAGGAAACTTCCATATATTACCTAGTCCTATAGCAGAGCCTGCTGCTGCTGCTAATACCCCAATCCTAGATCCGAAATTTTCTCTTTTCATTTATATTGCCCCCTTTTCTTTTGTAAAATTTATATATAATAAAAAATCTTCCGAACCTATGAACATATTTATATGAACATAGGGACGAAAGATTAATATCATCGTGGTACCACCCTACTTTATAATTGACAATCAATTACCTTATTTAAGGTCATAATAAATGCTGATAAGAATTTATAAAATGCAATTTATCAAATATTCTTATTCAAATAACACTTATTTTAACCCGAGTCATATAACGGTGACTTCCGACATTGCGTACTAAATAAATTTTCCGCAAAATAGCTCTAGAGTGATCATTATATACTATATTTAACGCTAACTCTCATCAAATATTAGCTTTCTGTGGTTAAACTGTTAGTATTTTTCTCTCCGTCCTAGCTTTTTTTTATTAAATATTTAAATCGTATTATATAGAATATTCATGTAAATGTCAATACTAAAATTAAATTTAAAAATGTTTTTTGCATTTTTAAATTTAACTTCTTGCAGTTAACAGTATATATTTTTATTATTTACCACTAACTCTTAACTACTCTTATATATCATCCATTAATCACCATATGTTATTCCTTAATTATTTTAATGATTATCCCAGAAAAAGCATTACATTACTCCAATTATGAAATTTCTCTGGAATGACTTTCATAAGAAGCGAAGGAACTGTTTAAATTTAATTTTAAAAATTCTTCTTTTAGACGATAAAATTATCGTAAGCCTTAAAAGGACGCCAGGCTAGCGAACCTGAGGCATGAATGTGAGCGTTAGATAATTTTATATGGCTAAAAGATTAGAATTTCTTAAATTAAATTTATTGTTCCCAGCTCTTATGAAAGGCATGGAGGAGAAATTTCATAATTCCATGGCATTGTACCTTTTTGTGGTTTAATCATATTAATAAATTTCTTTTCAATTACAAACCACCCTAAACAAAAGCCTAGTAATTATTACTGACTAAAGTAAGGGTGGTTCTCTTACCATAACTCTATGAATTATTCTATATACTTATTAATATACTTAGTTTATTAATTCTTAATTGATAACTCTCCCTCTATTTCATCAACCTTAACTAAATCACCTTCGTTAATCTCTCCTCTAATAATCCCCTTAGCTATTCCAGTTTCTAAAGTTCCTTCTATATATCTCTTTAGTGGCCTTGCTCCATAAACTCCATCAAAGCCTTCTTTAGCCATAAGTCCCATAGCTTCTTTAGTAACTTCCAAGCTTATATTCTTATCTTGAAGTCTTCTTCTTATATCCCTTAAGAATATTTCCACTATATGCTGAATTTCATCATCGGTAAGTGGTTTAAACATTATTATGTCATCCAATCTATTTAAGAATTCTGGTTTAAATCTATTTTTCATAGTTTCCATTACTTTTTTTCTTATGCTCTCATCTATCCCGTCAGCTTTATTATTTTCTAAGAGATGACTGCTTCCTATATTAGAAGTCATTATTATTATGGTATTTTTAAAATCTACTACCTTCCCCTTGTTATCTGTAAGCCTTCCATCATCTAATATTTGAAGGAATATATTAAATACATCATCGTGAGCTTTTTCAATTTCATCAAATAAAATTACGCTATATGGCTTACGTCTAACTGCTTCAGTAAGTTGCCCTCCTTCTTCATAACCTACATATCCTGGAGGGGCTCCTATAAGTCTTGAAACAGAGTATTTCTCCATATATTCAGACATATCAATTCTTATTATATTTTCTTCACTGTCAAATAAGGTTCTAGCTAAAGTTTTAGCCAATTCTGTTTTACCAACTCCGGTAGGTCCTAAAAATATAAATGAACCTATAGGTCTTTTTTCATCCTTAAGTCCTGCTCTAGCCCTTATAACTGCATCTGATACAGCTTTAACTGCTTCTTTTTGTCCTACTACTCGCTTAGAAAGCTCCTCTTCTAATTTTACAAGTTTTTGTCTTTCTCCCTCCACTAATTTAGATACCGGTATTCCCGTCCATCTAGATAAAATTTCTGAAATTTCCTCCTCGGTAACCTCTTCTTTTAAAAGAGCTGTCTCTGAGTGTTCTTTTATTTCTTTTTCAAAA from Haloimpatiens massiliensis includes:
- a CDS encoding sodium-dependent transporter; this encodes MKRENFGSRIGVLAAAAGSAIGLGNIWKFPYITGKNGGAAFILVYLACIALVGVPVMLAEFSLGRKVQKNAVGVFKELAPRKPWLLTGVLSVTTAFIILSFYAIIAGWVFAYIWRAGSGQLLSVQHKDIANYFGGIISSGVEPVIWTFVVIGITTSIVLFGVRKGIEKCSKVLMPLLLFILVILMIRSVTLEGAWKGLEFLFKPDFSKLTKEGFLEALGHSFYSLSLGMGIIMTYGSYVGKKENLISLTFQVIVADTLIALMAGIVIFPAVFAYGLEPSQGPGLIFVTLPAVFKSMPFGVVFETMFFVLIAIAAITSTISLMEVVVACVTEQFKIERKKATVIIALGIFLLSIPSTLSFGPWADVKILGKNFFDMFDFITSNIFLPAGGILVCLFTAWVWKSKNAIEEITSNGLYKFKGGKLFSFAIKILAPLAIGLIFIHFTGILKL
- a CDS encoding Mur ligase family protein, translated to MFKIKAKEFFSIIISKTVLKLSKTLLKGGSNFPGKVALKICPDILKTIGTGYKVIIVTGTNGKTTTTSMIHNVLESSGKKVITNSTGANMLPGVVACFVENFSFKRKNEDVFAVMEVDEANVKFITKYLKPEIITITNLFRDQLDRYGEVYTTLNKILEGVTLSPKSKLVLNGDESLLGDLELKNPVTYYGFKTVPDKNKTIDVNADAKFCKKCKTPYKYNFITYNHLGDYYCDNCGFKRPELKYYVDEFLEITPSYSLVNINGKEVSINQPGTYNVYNGLCAYSICRELNVEEDSIINSLKNQQSSFGRQEEINIDGKEIKIILVKNPAGYDEALNTITLNKSSLDMCFLLNDNYADGRDVSWIWDVNFEKLKNLSIGKIAISGSRLYDMAIRLKIAGLNQDKFALCEIGEELLEIIKSSPNNKVYILATYTAMIDFRKFLHNKGYINKLW
- a CDS encoding CapA family protein; this encodes MGARQTRKKRKLKIKNIKRFFLSSALSLLVLILLFAVIYSKLGNKKVSKNTNGNKDISTENKDKTNKQQDSKKDKKTSKEENKEDTYSEVLINSVGDCTIGTDTKFAYSTSLPCILKNNNNDFSYFFKNVSSIFKSDDLTIANLETTFTNATVKKQKTFNFKADPSYAKALKLGSIETVNISNNHIYDYLDKGFQDTKKALEAQQIPYFGEGEKVIKNVKGENFGILGYQAWSDNKDFLSKLKKDINELKSKNCTVIINFHWGIERQYKPNATQTNIAHFAIDNGADLIIGHHPHVVQTIEKYKDKIICYSLGNFCFGGNSNPSDKDTFILGTKFKFKNHKLQGYETKVIPCSVSSKPNTNDYCPTPAKGSEKERILNKIKNLSPTYKNNIKDEFISVTSNK
- a CDS encoding type 1 glutamine amidotransferase — protein: MELSICHLYPDLLNVYGDMGNILILKHRAEQRGINVNVIDVSIGDTFQKDDYDIVFFGGGQDYEQSIVSEDLIKNKKDALKDYIEDGKVFLSICGGYQLLGKYYTTPAGEKLNGLDILDIYTEAGNTRFIGNTVIYNPIFKETYVGFENHSGRTYIGKDLKPLGEVKVGYGNNGEDGYEGCIYKNTFCTYFHGSLLSKNPELADRLLHTALENKYKTFNFPELDNSLEIKAKEFIVKREDKNLG
- a CDS encoding alpha/beta-type small acid-soluble spore protein, encoding MSRKRPLVPNAAAELENFKIEVAKELGLIHKKSPDMDSGDPTLNVGGEMVRKMVKKAEEKMTDK
- a CDS encoding tetratricopeptide repeat protein; the encoded protein is MKKIGKKQWLVLGAVLLLVLIFINIREVKLIEKEKNNAQNLFLQGKYDEAIVKYNELAKKKKKDSLYYAKISRIYYIKGDENKSKEYMDKVKAMKYTKNEEALSYVISNYFIEGKYKEALKEGEEGVKLYPKNKVILNHMITLYHMEGKNDKAKELLKNYPISKKSSEDLAEYGKLCIAIGDVDKGIESLKKAYKKNKDDIIIYDTISQMAASDFTKTVNKINTLKKGTKEKEDGTMYNLWLAKVYSLKPENCEEALKLLRDENINKESLSYNMIKLSIYSNVGDFHNGQKVEEKLKEKYKDSYVANHSIAWYYLKKGQKDKAKEYCLKSIDENSLYTDNYGYLMPEILGEDKNSNSIVAYYTEAFYREPFNYNVMMNAGNYFWSVQEDIENSIKYYEIAEKLQKDNSEIKYNIATIYLDSNNSKGEEILKQCIKLNPTETKYYRTLSVFYFYKGKYKEVKELLDKAYKEDKEDILTLNNIAVYYIIGASDVEKGFSTMNKAYESGKKIKGYPSSSFDIIEKNFEKIKKIHDQYKSANSATIEIPELTLFY
- a CDS encoding DUF2284 domain-containing protein, with translation MTDLPINYKIVETTIDELLKFFKKSTIRGYCKSCPNYQKVWSCPPYDFSEEEYINEYKFAYIIGAKLNYSNIQDQINKLILNKFDNIHISTNIYYSLRKIVDKKMFSVENLFTDSKILLGGKCTLCTECSRQKNNPCLHKDKLRYSLESLGFEVSSITENILKDKIVFTGDSLPPYCLSIYALLSKKKLSIEDITLHL